The segment CGAAACCATACTTGCCATAAATAGGCTTAAAGGAAAAGAGAATAGAATTTACGGTATACTTGGTTACGATTCCATAGATAGATTTTCCCTTGAGTTAGGCTACAACAGGTTTGACATCCTAAACAGTGGTAGAACTCTGAGTCTCTCCCTCAAAAAATCCTACAACGAAACATCTCTTTTACTATCACTTGCCGGTCAGAAAACTATCAATAAAAATGTGGATGATTATCTTGCAATAAGCCTCAAAGATAGAGATGAAAACGATTTTGAGTTTAAAGAAGCTACCCCTACTGTCATCTCCAAAATAACCTTAGATAATTTGCAACTTTACATTGGGTTGTCATTGTCATACTTGGACATTTATAAGACATCTTTTTCAAAATATTATTCAAATATCTACGAAAAAGATTATAATCTTTTAAATATACCTTTGAAACTGATTTATAATTCTAAAAATTTTGAATCTCTTACCGGAGATGGCTTTTCTATCTCCCTGTCAGAGACACCAATATTCACCAAGGATATTACTATTATTGAATCCAGAGCTAAATTTGAAGGGTTTAAATCTTTAATAAATAACCCTTTTATGCTAAAATTAACTGTTGACCTCCAGCATATCACAGGAGATAAGGATAAGATTCCAGTAAATTATCTGATTACTTTGGGGGGCCCCCAAAGGATGAAAGCTTATGGTTATAGAGAATTGGGCTTTAAAGACCCCATCACAAATGCAACAATAGGAGACAAAGCTTTAGTATATTCAGAAATCTTTTTGGGTTATAAACCGATCGATTTTGTATTAATAGGCCCCTTTTTCGAATATGCTCTATCTGGAGATGATTTCAGCGAAATGAGGGAGGCAAAGGACTTAGGCATAGAGCTGATTATTTCCCAGAAAGGGGTGGGGTTCTTTTCAATGTCCTACGCATATGCCCCGTTTAAGCCTTATAAAGGTAGCAATGCATTCTATGTGAATTTTGGGGTAAATTTTTAGTTACCATTTTATAATACTTATAATGATCTCTATAGCTATTAGGATTATAATTACTGTTTCCAGAAAGGCTGAGTGGTTGTGCTTTTGCTCGTCGGAAATCATGTTTAGAAGATCCTGTATAACCGCAAGCTTTTTATTTAAAACCTCAATCCTCGGTTTTATATCAAGATAATTGGCTGTCGACTGATATACCGGCTCCAGCTCGGGGTATTCCCAGAAAAATTCCGGCACATCGAGAAAGCCATAGCTTAAATATATCTCCGATATCTCCCTGAATATTCTCCCCCTTTCCATAGAAAGCTGTTTCTGGGGTAACTTTATTCTTCCTCTTTTCACCAATTCATTTACTAAAAATTCGTTTCTATTTATGATAGTGATAACAGCCTCTTCAAAATAATAAAGCTCTGTAGATTGGGAAAGGGGATAAGAAATGGCAAGCTTTACCAGATTGCTATCATCATGTAATATAAATATATCACGGGTTATCTTTGGATTTTGTTGTGAATTATCTATCACATAATTAAAATCTTCGACTATAGGCTTTTCAAATCTTTCCTTTGAGTATTCCGATATTTCATCCAGAAGGTATTTCTGACTTTCATAGCCCACATCCCAGAAGACGGAAACACCGTAGCTAAAAAATATAGCTACGCCACCTGTAGATAGTTCGACAATAGCCGCATCTTTTATAATAGTTGTTTTATATCTGCTACCAAGATATGAAAATAAAGCTGATTTATCGTATCTTCTTGCAGTACAGAATACTTTTAT is part of the Calditerrivibrio nitroreducens DSM 19672 genome and harbors:
- a CDS encoding RMD1 family protein → MLTQKSIKVFCTARRYDKSALFSYLGSRYKTTIIKDAAIVELSTGGVAIFFSYGVSVFWDVGYESQKYLLDEISEYSKERFEKPIVEDFNYVIDNSQQNPKITRDIFILHDDSNLVKLAISYPLSQSTELYYFEEAVITIINRNEFLVNELVKRGRIKLPQKQLSMERGRIFREISEIYLSYGFLDVPEFFWEYPELEPVYQSTANYLDIKPRIEVLNKKLAVIQDLLNMISDEQKHNHSAFLETVIIILIAIEIIISIIKW